The Elaeis guineensis isolate ETL-2024a chromosome 12, EG11, whole genome shotgun sequence sequence TGCCTTCACTCTCTTTTGGGTGTATTATACATGAACCTAAAGAAGAATACCACACAAATTATGAAAGAACTGGAAAAGTGGTGTTACGTGAATCCAAAGAAAAATATCACACAGAATTGGGAACATGGCCCTTTTGTTGCTTCGACGTGGCCTGGTCTATCCTTCATGATACAGCTAAACTAGAAATACAGCAAATGTATCCACAACCTAGAACCCGATGCTGACTACTGAGTTCTGATCGTTGGCTGCTAAGTATCCCAAACATCTTTCAATTAATGCCACCAAGATAGCTCTATCACAAACATCTCCAAATATACAGAAAACGGACGAGAAAATGTAATAAATACTCCAAAAGTTTCTGCTCCCTGTAATATACAAAACTGATGTAACAGCCACACCTAGAGAGAGACAATCACAAGGCTAGCCTCTTTCATCGCCCTCCCAGTTGTTCTTTTCCTTAGGACCCGTAGGTCCTTCCTCCCCGTATAACTCCGTTGGAAGCTTATCAAAAATGTTCTCCACTGAAAACCTGAGATTCAAGGGTAAATAACCAAGTATCTTCTCCAACTCTGATCTTGAATTATAAATAATAGTTGGACCCCACTCCCTCATGTACTGCAACCAAGGTGGCTCGGTCACTATACTCCCAAGATACTCTGCTGCAATAATCTGGTAATTGACACTAGAATCCAAAACAAGTTTGCTTCGAGCAGCATCATTCCTCACGCCTATTCCAAGTGTTTGGGACCCTTGTATGTAGTTCCCAGGATGTGGGAAGCTGGCATGTCCACTCTTGGACGAGTATACAACTGCTTTGTTACCTTGAATAAACTCCAAGCTGGTGGTGTCAACCCACTCCCCACCACTGTGTTGAGAGTAATATATAGTCCAAAGTTCACCTGTAAAATTGCTTATTCGAAGCGTGAAATGCTCCCAATCTCCGACATGTTGTCCTATCTTGTCAAGAGAAATATTTACTGGCCCAATCTTGATGGTGGCAGGGCCATTAAAGGGGCAAAACACCCACATTGCAATATCTGTGAAGGTACCTCCAAGAGCTGCCTTGACATGAGCATAGAGCTGTGCACTTTCTAGGTTTCCATGCTTGACATGACTGTTCTTATCATCATCTGGTAAATCTATCCAGTATGCTCCATCATTTTCCCCTCCACTAGGGAGATTTGAACCATTGGCATCAATAGCTTCTCCAACCGACTCCCCTCTCTTATAAATAGTAGCCCCATTTTTGAAAAACCATGAAACTGATGAAGGCAAATAAATCTCTTTCGGATGGAAGAAAACAGTGGGGCCATAATGCTTGATAAGTGCATGGATCTGCTCCAAATTTGGCA is a genomic window containing:
- the LOC105055786 gene encoding hypothetical protein At1g04090, coding for MDGWRCFCWNRGITSDLDPREPEPFSLPLPVPQWPKGEGFAQGKICIGELELVEITKFQSIWSCMSSEDKSKGATFFKPVGLPDGFLSLGHYAQTNDQPLRGFVLAARESLACNVADLPALQKPIDYMLVWSSNIWNDDNCYGCGYFWLPSPPEYYKAVGFVVTKEPQKPSLDEVRCVRADLTDEGETHGLILDTESMNSKVPFRVCSTRPSNRGMWGKGISVGTFCCSTARSSDYRPNIFCLKNVNFSLHAMPNLEQIHALIKHYGPTVFFHPKEIYLPSSVSWFFKNGATIYKRGESVGEAIDANGSNLPSGGENDGAYWIDLPDDDKNSHVKHGNLESAQLYAHVKAALGGTFTDIAMWVFCPFNGPATIKIGPVNISLDKIGQHVGDWEHFTLRISNFTGELWTIYYSQHSGGEWVDTTSLEFIQGNKAVVYSSKSGHASFPHPGNYIQGSQTLGIGVRNDAARSKLVLDSSVNYQIIAAEYLGSIVTEPPWLQYMREWGPTIIYNSRSELEKILGYLPLNLRFSVENIFDKLPTELYGEEGPTGPKEKNNWEGDERG